Proteins found in one Litorihabitans aurantiacus genomic segment:
- a CDS encoding MnhB domain-containing protein, whose product MATGVGLVGLVEGSFLTPMSVDLLGLYVTSALVFDVGVYLAVIGVVLAALNLLGLPRSGPPSAVAATRFRRAPETGPETEPETEPVPDAEPRTAKEVAP is encoded by the coding sequence GTGGCCACGGGCGTCGGGCTCGTCGGTCTGGTCGAGGGCTCGTTCCTCACCCCGATGAGCGTGGACCTGCTCGGCCTGTACGTGACCAGCGCGCTCGTGTTCGACGTCGGGGTCTACCTCGCCGTCATCGGCGTCGTGCTCGCCGCGCTGAACCTGCTCGGTCTGCCGCGCAGCGGGCCACCCTCGGCGGTCGCCGCGACGCGGTTCCGGCGCGCGCCCGAGACCGGACCCGAGACGGAACCCGAGACCGAACCCGTGCCCGACGCCGAACCCCGGACCGCGAAGGAGGTCGCCCCGTGA
- a CDS encoding sodium:proton antiporter gives MIIAIATGVLVAGAVYLFSRREMLRVILGFVLLSHAVNLTIIASGGTSRRGEPLGSDLDPATTADPLPQAFVLTAIVIAFAITIVMLVMAVTGRHDDDLADASDDDPAETDGDDRATTTAEEGAA, from the coding sequence GTGATCATCGCGATCGCCACCGGCGTGCTCGTCGCCGGCGCCGTCTACCTGTTCTCGCGGCGCGAGATGCTGCGCGTGATCCTCGGCTTCGTGCTGCTGAGCCACGCCGTCAACCTCACGATCATCGCCTCGGGCGGCACCTCGCGCCGCGGCGAGCCGCTCGGCTCCGACCTCGACCCCGCCACGACGGCGGACCCGCTCCCCCAGGCCTTCGTGCTGACGGCGATCGTCATCGCGTTCGCGATCACGATCGTCATGCTCGTCATGGCCGTCACCGGCCGGCACGACGACGACCTCGCCGACGCGAGCGACGACGATCCCGCTGAGACCGACGGCGACGACAGAGCCACCACCACCGCCGAGGAGGGGGCCGCATGA
- a CDS encoding proton-conducting transporter membrane subunit, which produces MRLYVTVNLLTSTIFLAGVAFVYGVAGTVNLAELAGAAAESDAVAIATAVCLFALSIKAAVVPVHGWLARAYPATSPTVTAMFSGLHTKVAIYAIYRIYAVVFDGDERYLWIGVVAFSLTMAVGVLGAVGESTTRSILAFHMVSQIGYILMGVALFGPAGLTAGIFYLLHHMIVKASLFLSTGAIEVRYGTGALDRLGGMARREPWVAVAFFAAALSLAGLPPFSGFVAKLSLMVAGVEAGQVAAVVVMVVVSLVTLLSMLKIWRGVFWGRCRPSWTPGRIQRPAVVNRDGG; this is translated from the coding sequence GTGCGACTGTACGTGACGGTCAACCTGCTGACCTCGACGATCTTCCTGGCCGGGGTCGCCTTCGTCTACGGCGTCGCCGGGACGGTGAACCTCGCCGAGCTCGCCGGTGCGGCGGCGGAGTCCGACGCCGTCGCGATCGCGACGGCCGTGTGCCTGTTCGCGCTGTCGATCAAGGCGGCGGTCGTACCGGTGCACGGCTGGCTGGCACGCGCCTACCCGGCCACGTCGCCCACCGTCACGGCGATGTTCTCCGGCCTGCACACCAAGGTCGCGATCTACGCGATCTACCGGATCTACGCCGTCGTGTTCGACGGCGACGAGCGCTACCTGTGGATCGGCGTCGTCGCGTTCAGCCTCACGATGGCGGTCGGCGTGCTCGGCGCCGTGGGCGAGAGCACCACGCGCTCCATCCTCGCGTTCCACATGGTCAGCCAGATCGGGTACATCCTCATGGGCGTCGCGCTGTTCGGACCGGCGGGCCTGACCGCCGGCATCTTCTACCTGCTGCACCACATGATCGTGAAGGCGTCGCTGTTCCTGTCCACCGGCGCGATCGAGGTGCGCTACGGCACCGGCGCCCTGGACCGGCTCGGCGGGATGGCGCGGCGCGAGCCGTGGGTCGCCGTCGCGTTCTTCGCCGCCGCGCTGTCCCTGGCGGGGCTGCCGCCGTTCTCCGGCTTCGTCGCCAAGCTCAGCCTGATGGTGGCCGGCGTCGAGGCGGGGCAGGTCGCCGCCGTCGTGGTCATGGTCGTCGTCAGCCTCGTGACGCTGCTGTCGATGCTGAAGATCTGGAGGGGCGTGTTCTGGGGGCGGTGCCGGCCGAGCTGGACGCCGGGGCGGATCCAGCGGCCGGCGGTGGTGAACCGCGACGGCGGGTGA
- a CDS encoding Na+/H+ antiporter subunit E: MSWISWPLRMVAFLAWFAWQVVVSNVAVLRDNLTPGQASTPGVARVVTRCRTDAELTGLAGLVTLTPGTLTLGTGPSTAEHPERVLYVHGMYHPDAASLAHEVATIEARFLRAWRREEDRA, translated from the coding sequence ATGAGCTGGATCTCCTGGCCGCTCCGGATGGTCGCGTTCCTGGCGTGGTTCGCCTGGCAGGTCGTCGTCTCGAACGTCGCCGTGCTGCGGGACAACCTGACGCCGGGGCAGGCGTCCACGCCCGGTGTGGCGCGCGTCGTCACCCGCTGCCGGACCGACGCCGAGCTGACCGGGCTGGCCGGTCTCGTCACGCTGACCCCCGGCACGCTGACGCTCGGAACCGGGCCGAGCACGGCGGAGCACCCCGAGCGCGTCCTGTACGTGCACGGCATGTACCACCCCGACGCCGCCTCGCTCGCTCACGAGGTGGCCACCATCGAGGCGCGGTTCCTGCGCGCCTGGCGACGCGAGGAGGACCGCGCGTGA
- a CDS encoding monovalent cation/H+ antiporter complex subunit F — MIGIDIALGVLVLTSLASTYRMIAGSTEADRVVAADLLLFAIVGIVAMAGVRMASTATFDLVLVASLVGFLGALSLARALTRGTR; from the coding sequence GTGATCGGCATCGACATCGCGCTGGGGGTGCTCGTGCTGACGAGCCTCGCCAGCACCTACCGCATGATCGCGGGGTCGACCGAGGCCGACCGGGTCGTGGCGGCCGACCTGCTGCTGTTCGCGATCGTGGGCATCGTCGCGATGGCGGGCGTGCGGATGGCCTCGACCGCCACGTTCGACCTCGTGCTGGTCGCCAGCCTCGTCGGGTTCCTCGGGGCGCTCTCGCTGGCCCGTGCGCTCACGAGGGGGACCCGGTGA
- a CDS encoding cation:proton antiporter, translated as MSALEVAGQVLAVLGSLVLLTAAVGVVRFPDAYTRISAVGTASGAGIVLVVLGALLIAPSTSAALKALGVVVLQLATSAVGSMAIARAARLTRTPMVTTFDELAAQEAPDEGTELTARTGSPSRAP; from the coding sequence GTGAGCGCGCTCGAGGTAGCCGGCCAGGTCCTGGCGGTCCTGGGGTCGCTGGTGCTCCTGACCGCGGCGGTGGGCGTGGTGCGCTTCCCCGACGCCTACACGCGCATCTCCGCCGTCGGCACCGCCAGCGGTGCGGGCATCGTCCTGGTCGTGCTCGGGGCGCTCCTGATCGCGCCGAGCACGTCCGCCGCGCTCAAGGCGCTGGGCGTGGTGGTGCTGCAGCTGGCGACCTCCGCCGTCGGCAGCATGGCGATCGCGCGCGCGGCGCGCCTGACGCGGACGCCGATGGTGACCACGTTCGACGAGCTGGCTGCGCAGGAGGCTCCGGACGAGGGGACCGAGCTCACCGCTCGAACCGGTAGCCCATCCCGGGCTCCGTGA
- a CDS encoding response regulator transcription factor encodes MRILVADDDPQILRALRITLGARGYEVVTAIDGTQAVNAAIEHHPDLVMVDLGMPGLSGTEVIAAVRGWSAVPILVVSGRTGSSDKVDALDAGADDYVTKPFVIEELLARIRALTRRGQSDPVVPLVEFGDVVVDLAARTVRRDDAPVRLTPTEWQMLELLVRNEGRLVTRETLLKGIWGAEHIADTGYLRLYLSQLRRKLEPNPSAPVHLITEPGMGYRFER; translated from the coding sequence GTGAGGATCCTCGTGGCCGACGACGACCCGCAGATCCTGCGCGCGCTGCGGATCACGCTCGGCGCCCGCGGCTACGAGGTCGTGACGGCGATCGACGGGACGCAGGCCGTCAACGCCGCGATCGAGCACCACCCGGACCTCGTCATGGTCGACCTCGGGATGCCCGGGCTGAGCGGCACCGAGGTGATCGCGGCCGTCCGGGGCTGGTCCGCCGTGCCCATCCTCGTGGTCTCGGGCCGCACCGGTTCCAGCGACAAGGTCGACGCGCTGGACGCGGGTGCGGACGACTACGTCACGAAGCCGTTCGTGATCGAGGAGCTGCTCGCGCGGATCCGCGCGCTGACGCGGCGGGGCCAGAGCGACCCGGTCGTCCCGCTCGTGGAGTTCGGAGACGTCGTCGTGGATCTCGCGGCCCGGACGGTCCGGCGCGACGACGCCCCCGTGCGGCTCACGCCCACTGAGTGGCAGATGCTCGAGCTCCTCGTGCGGAACGAGGGGCGGCTCGTCACGCGGGAGACGCTGCTGAAGGGCATCTGGGGCGCCGAGCACATCGCCGACACCGGCTACCTGCGCCTCTACCTCTCCCAGCTGCGGCGCAAGCTGGAGCCGAACCCGTCGGCTCCGGTGCACCTGATCACGGAGCCCGGGATGGGCTACCGGTTCGAGCGGTGA
- the kdpC gene encoding potassium-transporting ATPase subunit KdpC translates to MSFVRPYAVALRFTLLSTVVLGLGYPLVITGVSAVIAPERSAGSLVENADGEVVGSRLIGQSFTDSDGAALPDYVQSRPSAAGDSYDASASSGSNLGPENPDLVAAIEERRAAIAELEGVAVEEIPADAVTTSSSGLDPHISPEYAAIQVERVAEARGVEPDVVRAVVEQHTDGRGLGFLGEPTVNVLELNLALDAEVPSRS, encoded by the coding sequence ATGTCCTTCGTTCGTCCCTACGCCGTCGCCCTGCGGTTCACCCTGCTGTCCACGGTGGTCCTCGGCCTCGGCTACCCCCTGGTGATCACCGGTGTGTCCGCGGTGATCGCGCCCGAGCGCTCGGCGGGCTCCCTGGTCGAGAACGCCGACGGCGAGGTCGTCGGCTCGCGCCTCATCGGCCAGTCGTTCACGGACTCCGACGGCGCGGCGCTGCCGGACTACGTCCAGTCCCGCCCGTCCGCGGCCGGGGACTCCTATGACGCCTCGGCGTCCTCGGGCAGCAACCTCGGACCCGAGAACCCCGACCTCGTCGCCGCGATCGAGGAGCGCCGGGCCGCGATCGCCGAGCTCGAGGGGGTCGCGGTCGAGGAGATCCCCGCCGACGCCGTGACCACCTCGTCCTCGGGCCTCGACCCGCACATCTCCCCGGAGTACGCAGCGATCCAGGTCGAGCGCGTGGCCGAGGCACGCGGGGTCGAGCCCGACGTCGTGCGCGCGGTGGTCGAGCAGCACACCGACGGTCGCGGCCTGGGCTTCCTGGGCGAGCCCACCGTGAACGTCCTCGAGCTGAACCTCGCGCTCGACGCCGAGGTACCGTCACGCTCGTGA
- a CDS encoding potassium-transporting ATPase subunit F has product MIAFQAAALVLGLAALVFLLVALVKPERF; this is encoded by the coding sequence GTGATCGCCTTCCAGGCGGCCGCGCTCGTGCTCGGGCTCGCGGCCCTGGTGTTCCTGCTCGTCGCACTCGTGAAGCCGGAGCGCTTCTGA
- a CDS encoding MerR family transcriptional regulator produces MGWSTREVAALAGTSRRAVRHYHAIGLLPEPARAANGYKSYGVADLTRLLRIRQLVDLGAPLSQIRAMEDGDARSEEALRALDAEAEATIDRLARVRAEIAVMLETATAEDRPAPAGTAADAGFLTVLDRVVDADTARLWREAVASAPSDEAAARFTHLEAEADDGVRAELAVGLAAYVRALQAAHPRLADALAGAPGGRAAGIRTLDVALADLYNPAQMDVLARLGRELAAPG; encoded by the coding sequence GTGGGCTGGAGCACGCGCGAGGTGGCGGCGCTCGCGGGGACGAGCCGGCGGGCGGTGCGGCACTACCACGCGATCGGACTGCTGCCTGAGCCCGCGCGGGCCGCGAACGGGTACAAGAGCTACGGCGTCGCCGACCTCACCCGGCTGCTGCGCATCCGGCAGCTCGTCGACCTGGGCGCCCCGCTGTCGCAGATCCGGGCGATGGAGGACGGCGACGCGCGCTCGGAGGAGGCGCTGCGTGCGCTCGACGCCGAGGCCGAAGCCACGATCGACCGGCTGGCTCGGGTGCGGGCCGAGATCGCCGTGATGCTCGAGACGGCGACGGCGGAGGATCGGCCCGCGCCGGCGGGCACCGCCGCGGACGCCGGCTTCCTCACGGTGCTCGACCGCGTGGTCGACGCCGACACGGCCCGCCTGTGGCGCGAGGCAGTGGCGAGCGCGCCGTCCGACGAGGCCGCGGCGCGCTTCACCCACCTCGAGGCCGAGGCGGACGACGGCGTGCGTGCGGAGCTCGCCGTCGGGCTCGCCGCCTACGTGCGAGCGCTGCAGGCCGCGCACCCGCGGCTCGCGGACGCGCTCGCGGGCGCCCCGGGCGGGCGGGCGGCCGGGATCCGGACGCTCGACGTCGCGCTCGCGGACCTCTACAACCCCGCGCAGATGGACGTGCTCGCGCGGCTGGGGCGGGAGCTCGCCGCACCCGGGTGA
- a CDS encoding alpha/beta fold hydrolase, producing the protein MSPTRPSRLARTPRTPAVRTAALLAASALALTLAACSPTASGDGDAAPSSSSGSPDDAGLAAFEGQTLDFGPCEDYAVTELDREVFGQVDRAECARLEVPVDYDSPDGEVAQIAVLRLPATGESLGPLVVNPGGPGGPGLIQAINAAAGLVETTVPERFDIVGFDPRGVGASLPAVDCASDAEADAGGNVLPQAASSRTWTAADVEAATERCVEGTGSEALLANLGTRDAARDLDLLRSALGQEQISWLGQSYGARLGTVYAEMFPERVRALVLDSGPDPSAGTIERRTTQYAGFQAAFDAMAQACASAGDCVLGDDPALAVQRFQEIVRPLLDTPVPTADGRALDYDAAINGVIAGLYDAATWPVVLEGLAQVAQGGGDVLLAQGETFGGRGSDGVWSNYLEANSAINCMDEERRTPEQEEELRAEIHAVAPFMDPGRGPEGARDGCEAWPAEPDLGYPHAEGVEGLPTTLTIAITGDPSTPYDGGVALARTLGSALLTVEGAQHTVAMSGVSPCVSDVVTAYLLDPAAPLEDGTCAL; encoded by the coding sequence ATGTCGCCCACCCGCCCCTCCCGCCTCGCGCGCACCCCGCGCACCCCCGCGGTCCGGACGGCCGCACTCCTCGCGGCCTCCGCCCTCGCGCTGACGCTGGCCGCGTGCTCCCCCACCGCCTCCGGCGACGGCGACGCCGCGCCGTCGTCCTCCTCAGGGTCGCCGGACGACGCCGGGCTCGCGGCGTTCGAGGGCCAGACCCTCGACTTCGGCCCCTGCGAGGACTACGCCGTCACCGAGCTCGACCGCGAGGTCTTCGGTCAGGTCGACCGAGCCGAGTGTGCCCGGCTCGAGGTTCCGGTCGACTACGACTCCCCCGACGGCGAGGTCGCCCAGATCGCCGTGCTGCGGCTGCCCGCGACGGGTGAGAGCCTCGGCCCGCTCGTCGTGAACCCGGGCGGGCCCGGCGGACCCGGCCTGATCCAGGCGATCAACGCGGCCGCCGGTCTGGTCGAGACCACGGTGCCCGAGCGGTTCGACATCGTCGGCTTCGACCCGCGCGGCGTCGGGGCGTCGCTGCCGGCCGTGGACTGCGCGAGCGACGCCGAGGCCGACGCCGGGGGCAACGTCCTGCCGCAGGCCGCCTCCAGCCGCACCTGGACGGCGGCCGACGTCGAGGCCGCCACCGAGCGCTGCGTCGAGGGCACCGGCAGCGAGGCGCTGCTGGCCAACCTCGGCACGCGCGACGCCGCGCGCGACCTCGACCTGCTGCGATCGGCGCTGGGGCAGGAGCAGATCTCGTGGCTCGGGCAGAGCTACGGCGCCCGCCTCGGCACGGTCTACGCCGAGATGTTCCCCGAGCGCGTGCGCGCGCTCGTGCTCGACAGCGGCCCCGATCCCAGCGCGGGCACGATCGAGCGGCGCACCACGCAGTACGCCGGCTTCCAGGCCGCGTTCGACGCGATGGCGCAGGCGTGCGCGAGCGCGGGCGACTGCGTCCTCGGCGACGACCCGGCTCTTGCCGTGCAGCGCTTCCAGGAGATCGTCCGTCCGCTGCTGGACACCCCCGTCCCGACCGCGGACGGTCGCGCGCTCGACTACGACGCGGCGATCAACGGCGTCATCGCCGGGCTGTACGACGCCGCGACCTGGCCCGTGGTGCTCGAGGGCCTCGCGCAGGTCGCGCAGGGCGGTGGCGACGTGCTCCTCGCCCAGGGCGAGACGTTCGGCGGCCGCGGCAGCGACGGGGTGTGGAGCAACTACCTCGAGGCCAACAGCGCGATCAACTGCATGGACGAGGAGCGGCGCACGCCCGAGCAGGAGGAGGAGCTGCGCGCCGAGATCCACGCCGTCGCCCCGTTCATGGATCCGGGCCGCGGCCCGGAGGGGGCGCGCGACGGGTGCGAGGCGTGGCCCGCCGAGCCCGACCTCGGCTACCCGCACGCCGAGGGCGTCGAAGGTCTCCCGACGACGCTGACGATCGCGATCACCGGCGATCCCTCCACGCCGTACGACGGCGGGGTCGCCCTCGCGCGGACGCTCGGCAGCGCGCTGCTGACGGTCGAGGGCGCGCAGCACACGGTGGCGATGTCCGGGGTCAGCCCCTGCGTCAGCGACGTCGTGACCGCCTACCTCCTCGACCCGGCCGCGCCGCTCGAGGACGGCACGTGCGCGCTGTGA
- a CDS encoding PepSY domain-containing protein, which translates to MTRTTTALGAAAAVALALTLSACGGSGDSAPDVGAPVTGSSTATDPSTSPSTSTPSDASPSPSDASPTTGASTPAPGAGDRTASGLAAIAVAESETGGVAFAIDDSDDDGGWEVTVRTGDTAVEVRVGSDGTVVRTEPDDLDDDDRTAIDAVGITLAQAIETAVAETGGVLDDADLSDDDDQRHVEVTVDTADRTDVEVHLDPASGEVLRVE; encoded by the coding sequence ATGACCAGGACCACCACCGCCCTCGGCGCCGCGGCCGCCGTCGCCCTCGCCCTGACCCTGAGCGCCTGCGGCGGCTCGGGGGACTCCGCGCCCGACGTCGGCGCCCCGGTGACCGGCTCGTCGACCGCCACGGACCCGTCGACCTCGCCGTCCACCTCCACGCCGTCCGACGCCTCACCCTCGCCGTCCGACGCCTCACCGACCACCGGAGCCTCCACCCCCGCCCCGGGAGCGGGCGACCGGACCGCGTCGGGACTGGCCGCCATCGCGGTCGCCGAGAGCGAGACGGGCGGCGTCGCGTTCGCGATCGACGACTCCGACGACGACGGCGGCTGGGAGGTGACCGTGCGCACCGGGGACACGGCGGTCGAGGTGCGCGTCGGCTCGGACGGCACCGTGGTCCGCACCGAGCCGGACGACCTGGACGACGACGACCGGACCGCGATCGACGCCGTCGGCATCACCCTCGCCCAGGCGATCGAGACGGCCGTGGCCGAGACCGGCGGGGTGCTGGACGACGCCGACCTGAGCGACGACGACGACCAGCGCCACGTCGAGGTCACGGTCGACACGGCCGACCGCACCGACGTCGAGGTCCACCTCGACCCCGCGAGCGGGGAGGTGCTGCGCGTCGAGTGA
- a CDS encoding GNAT family N-acetyltransferase encodes MTTTLATPTASQLPAVVATLATWQRDGLPVQLHPGDLGWAWQLGADALAARVRTWHDGAGLLAAVGFLDGDTVLRLGLDPDRSDDEELADAVAHDLVDPGRGVLPDGEAAVEARLGAALHAWLVAHGWVDDEPWTPLVLDLATAPEVPASIAVEVVDGGDRDAVDLAVATHASGFERSRFTRERWGAMAAGPAFAGARCLLARAVSGPRAGDAVATTIVWSAGPGRPGLIEPLSVSRDHRGHGYGRALTVAAASHLRAMGASGVSVATPSDNAGAVATYRSAGMRELASVRDLRRQTT; translated from the coding sequence GTGACCACGACCCTGGCGACACCCACCGCGTCGCAGCTGCCCGCCGTCGTCGCGACCCTCGCGACCTGGCAGCGCGACGGTCTCCCCGTCCAGCTCCACCCCGGCGACCTCGGCTGGGCGTGGCAGCTCGGCGCCGACGCCCTCGCGGCGCGCGTGCGCACGTGGCACGACGGCGCGGGCCTGCTCGCCGCCGTCGGCTTCCTCGACGGCGACACCGTCCTGCGCCTCGGGCTCGACCCCGACCGCAGCGACGACGAGGAGCTGGCCGACGCCGTCGCGCACGACCTCGTCGACCCCGGGCGCGGGGTGCTGCCCGACGGCGAGGCCGCCGTCGAGGCCCGCCTGGGCGCGGCGCTGCACGCATGGCTCGTCGCTCACGGGTGGGTGGACGACGAACCGTGGACCCCGCTCGTGCTCGACCTCGCCACCGCGCCCGAGGTCCCGGCGTCGATCGCGGTCGAGGTCGTCGACGGTGGTGACCGCGACGCCGTCGACCTCGCGGTCGCGACGCACGCCTCGGGCTTCGAGCGCAGCCGCTTCACGCGCGAGCGGTGGGGCGCGATGGCCGCGGGTCCGGCGTTCGCCGGCGCGCGCTGCCTGCTGGCGCGCGCAGTGTCGGGCCCGCGAGCGGGTGACGCCGTCGCGACGACGATCGTGTGGTCGGCCGGGCCGGGGCGGCCAGGCCTGATCGAGCCGCTGTCGGTCTCCCGGGACCACCGCGGTCACGGGTACGGCCGCGCCCTGACCGTGGCGGCGGCGTCGCACCTGCGAGCGATGGGCGCCTCGGGCGTCAGCGTGGCGACGCCGAGCGACAACGCGGGCGCCGTCGCGACCTACCGCTCGGCCGGGATGCGCGAGCTGGCGTCGGTGCGCGACCTGCGGCGTCAGACCACCTGA
- a CDS encoding helix-turn-helix transcriptional regulator → MDRSQLADFLRLRREALQPEDVGLGRGPRRRAPGLRREEVAALCDMSVDYYSRLEQQRGPQPSEQMLAAIARGLRLSQDERDHLFRLAGHAAPQRALAAAHVSPGTMRILDRLADTPAQVMTELGETLVQTPAARALFGDETAFTGLDRSVVHRWFTDPGAREVYPEADRAALSRSFVADARAVLAKHGPRSRAAAIVEALLERSTEFAEIWREHEVHVTHAQHKRLQHPEVGVMDLDCQMMLDPATGHVLLVLTAAPGTESHEKLALVSMLGPRQTAGSGGRSGQVV, encoded by the coding sequence GTGGACCGCAGCCAGCTCGCCGACTTCCTCCGCCTGCGCCGCGAGGCGCTGCAGCCGGAGGACGTCGGGCTCGGCCGGGGACCGCGCCGTCGGGCGCCCGGGCTGCGGCGCGAGGAGGTCGCGGCGCTGTGCGACATGTCGGTGGACTACTACAGCCGGCTCGAGCAGCAGCGGGGTCCGCAGCCGTCCGAGCAGATGCTGGCGGCGATCGCGCGCGGGCTGCGGCTGAGCCAGGACGAGCGCGACCACCTGTTCCGGCTCGCCGGGCACGCCGCCCCGCAGCGGGCGCTCGCGGCCGCGCACGTCTCACCCGGCACGATGCGCATCCTCGACCGACTCGCGGACACCCCGGCTCAGGTGATGACGGAGCTGGGCGAGACGCTCGTGCAGACGCCCGCGGCCCGGGCGCTGTTCGGCGACGAGACGGCGTTCACGGGGCTCGACCGCAGCGTGGTGCACCGGTGGTTCACGGACCCCGGCGCCCGCGAGGTCTACCCCGAGGCGGATCGCGCGGCCCTGTCGCGCTCGTTCGTCGCTGACGCGCGCGCGGTGCTCGCCAAGCACGGCCCGCGCAGCCGCGCCGCCGCGATCGTCGAGGCGCTGCTGGAGCGGAGCACGGAGTTCGCCGAGATCTGGCGCGAGCACGAGGTGCACGTGACGCACGCGCAGCACAAGCGGCTGCAGCACCCGGAGGTCGGGGTGATGGACCTCGACTGCCAGATGATGCTCGACCCGGCGACCGGTCACGTGCTGCTCGTCCTGACCGCGGCGCCCGGGACCGAGAGCCACGAGAAGCTGGCGCTCGTGTCGATGCTCGGGCCGCGGCAGACGGCGGGGTCGGGCGGACGGTCGGGTCAGGTGGTCTGA
- a CDS encoding SDR family oxidoreductase, translating into MPRTPEITLPDLTGRRTLVTGASDGVGVEIALRLARSGASVVMPVRNPAKGRAAADRIRREVPGAAVDVRGLDLSSLDSVRTFAHELVAQGEPIHALIHNAGVMTPPERVASADGFELQLATNHLGPVALTARLWPLLVAGKARVTSQISVSADRNAVLWDDMSSERGYHAHHAYSSSKIALGLFAMDLDRRSRAAGWG; encoded by the coding sequence ATGCCTCGCACACCCGAGATCACCCTTCCCGACCTCACCGGTCGCCGCACCCTCGTGACGGGGGCGAGCGACGGCGTCGGCGTCGAGATCGCGCTCCGCCTCGCCCGCTCCGGGGCGAGCGTCGTGATGCCGGTGCGCAACCCCGCCAAGGGGCGCGCCGCCGCGGACCGCATCCGGCGTGAGGTGCCGGGCGCCGCCGTCGACGTCCGCGGCCTCGACCTGTCCTCGCTCGACTCGGTGCGCACGTTCGCGCACGAGCTGGTGGCGCAGGGCGAGCCAATCCACGCGCTCATCCACAACGCGGGCGTCATGACGCCGCCGGAGCGGGTGGCGAGCGCCGACGGGTTCGAGCTGCAGCTCGCGACCAACCACCTCGGCCCGGTCGCGCTCACGGCGCGGCTGTGGCCGCTGCTCGTGGCGGGGAAGGCGCGCGTGACCTCCCAGATCAGCGTCTCGGCGGACCGCAACGCGGTGCTGTGGGACGACATGAGCTCCGAGCGCGGCTACCACGCGCACCACGCCTACAGCTCCTCGAAGATCGCGCTGGGCCTGTTCGCGATGGATCTGGACCGCCGCAGCCGCGCGGCCGGGTGGGGGTGA